In Mycobacteriales bacterium, one DNA window encodes the following:
- the ruvA gene encoding Holliday junction branch migration protein RuvA encodes MIASVRGRVLATGADTAVIEVGGVGLSVQCAPAGLATLRVGDLARLSTSLVVREDSLTLYGFADDDARDLFELLQTASGVGPKLAQAMLAVLGADGVRAAVATDDLTTLTRVPGIGRKGAQRIVLELKDRIGAVPSGPISLPVPREAAWREQVGSALAGLGWSAREVEQALGAVAPDADDALAAGEEPDVAVLLKSALRLLSRA; translated from the coding sequence GCCTCGGTGCGCGGGCGGGTGCTCGCGACCGGTGCCGACACCGCCGTCATCGAGGTCGGAGGCGTCGGCCTGTCGGTGCAGTGCGCACCGGCCGGGTTGGCCACCCTCCGAGTCGGCGACCTGGCGCGGCTGTCGACCTCACTGGTCGTCCGCGAGGACTCGTTGACGCTCTACGGCTTCGCCGACGACGACGCCCGCGACCTGTTCGAGCTGCTGCAGACCGCCAGTGGCGTCGGGCCCAAGCTCGCCCAGGCGATGCTCGCCGTGCTCGGTGCCGACGGCGTGCGTGCCGCGGTCGCGACCGACGACCTGACCACGCTCACCCGCGTCCCCGGCATCGGCCGCAAGGGAGCGCAGCGCATCGTGCTCGAGCTCAAGGACCGCATCGGCGCCGTCCCGAGCGGCCCGATCAGCCTGCCCGTCCCACGCGAGGCGGCCTGGCGCGAGCAGGTCGGCTCGGCCCTTGCCGGCCTCGGCTGGTCGGCCCGTGAGGTCGAGCAGGCCCTCGGCGCGGTCGCCCCCGACGCCGACGACGCGCTCGCGGCCGGCGAGGAGCCCGACGTCGCGGTGCTGCTCAAGTCGGCGCTTCGGCTGCTGAGCCGCGCATGA